One genomic window of Sphingopyxis sp. OPL5 includes the following:
- a CDS encoding flavin-containing monooxygenase: MSATSPRRLDALIIGAGFGGMYALHRTRGMGLDVHLIEAGDDVGGTWYWNRYPGARCDVMSIDYSYSFSDEIQQEWTWSEQFAAQPEILSYARFVADKLDLKRDISFETRATAVQYDEDAALWRIETDGGVVYEANYCLMATGPLSVPKQVDIPGAAKFKGELYLSGKWPHHDVDLKGKRVAVIGTGSSGIQIVPVVAEQAEHLTVYQRTPSFTLPMRNRKLDADYVAHIKAHYPGLRAAARHSLTGGVRPITHRPVFSVTPAESEKLMEDAWAHSGLSFLGLFSDLLTNREANEVVAEFVRGKIAETVNDPETARKLTPRGYPIFARRPCLDTGYYEAYNRDNVTLKDCLEHPIVEITEKGIRTAEGEVEVDIIIAAIGYDALTGAMLSIDITGKDGRALKDKWADGGRSHLGLMIEGFPNLFVIAGPNGPSALANFIILNEQNVDWVCDCITHMRSEGIRSIEANADAEDGWMQKVTTLGSLSLYPTANTWYTGANVPGKPRTFPVYIGGLGRYREICADAAAEGYRGFTLR; the protein is encoded by the coding sequence ATGAGCGCAACCTCTCCCCGCCGCCTCGACGCGCTGATCATCGGCGCGGGTTTCGGGGGCATGTATGCGCTGCACCGTACGCGCGGCATGGGGCTCGACGTCCATCTGATCGAGGCGGGCGACGATGTCGGCGGCACCTGGTACTGGAACCGCTATCCGGGCGCGCGCTGCGACGTGATGAGCATCGATTACAGTTACTCCTTTTCGGACGAGATCCAGCAGGAGTGGACGTGGAGCGAGCAGTTCGCGGCGCAGCCCGAAATCCTGTCCTATGCGCGTTTCGTTGCCGACAAGCTCGACCTCAAGCGTGACATCAGTTTCGAGACGCGCGCGACTGCGGTGCAATATGACGAGGACGCCGCGCTGTGGCGGATCGAGACCGATGGCGGGGTCGTCTACGAAGCGAATTATTGCCTGATGGCGACCGGGCCGCTGTCGGTGCCGAAGCAGGTCGACATTCCCGGCGCCGCCAAGTTCAAGGGCGAGCTTTATCTGTCGGGCAAATGGCCGCATCACGACGTTGATCTCAAGGGCAAGCGCGTCGCGGTGATCGGCACCGGATCGTCGGGCATCCAGATCGTCCCTGTCGTCGCCGAGCAGGCCGAACATCTTACCGTCTATCAGCGCACTCCGAGCTTCACGCTGCCGATGCGCAACCGCAAGCTCGACGCGGACTATGTCGCGCATATCAAGGCGCATTATCCGGGGCTGCGCGCGGCGGCGCGCCACTCGCTGACCGGCGGCGTCCGCCCGATCACGCACCGCCCGGTGTTCAGCGTGACCCCGGCCGAAAGTGAAAAGCTGATGGAGGACGCCTGGGCGCACAGCGGGCTGTCGTTCCTCGGCCTCTTTTCCGACCTGCTGACCAATCGCGAGGCGAACGAGGTTGTCGCCGAATTCGTCCGCGGCAAGATTGCCGAGACGGTGAATGACCCCGAAACGGCGCGCAAGCTGACCCCACGCGGCTACCCGATCTTCGCGCGGCGCCCGTGCCTCGATACCGGCTATTACGAGGCGTATAACCGCGACAATGTGACACTGAAAGATTGCCTCGAGCATCCGATCGTCGAGATCACCGAAAAGGGCATCCGCACCGCCGAAGGCGAGGTCGAGGTCGACATCATCATCGCCGCGATCGGCTATGACGCGCTGACCGGCGCGATGCTGTCGATCGACATCACGGGCAAGGACGGCCGCGCGCTCAAGGACAAATGGGCCGATGGCGGGCGCTCGCACCTCGGCCTGATGATCGAGGGCTTCCCGAACCTGTTCGTCATCGCCGGGCCGAACGGTCCCTCGGCGCTGGCCAATTTCATCATTCTGAACGAACAGAATGTCGACTGGGTGTGCGATTGCATCACCCATATGCGCAGCGAGGGCATCCGCTCGATCGAGGCGAATGCCGACGCCGAGGACGGCTGGATGCAGAAGGTGACGACGCTGGGCTCGCTGTCGCTCTATCCGACCGCCAACACCTGGTACACGGGGGCCAATGTGCCGGGCAAACCGCGCACATTCCCGGTTTATATCGGCGGGCTTGGCCGCTACCGCGAAATTTGCGCCGATGCGGCCGCCGAGGGTTATCGGGGCTTCACGCTGCGATAA
- a CDS encoding TonB-dependent receptor gives MKKHSIFLAGAGIAALLTAAPAFAQDASDDVAQDEATQADEGGLTAIVVTATKRGSAQNVQDVPIAVTAFGSNELDSIHARSIASVSYAVPNASLESVGTTPGYANFSIRGLGINSSIPSIDPTVGVFVDGVYLGVSAGVLFDTFDLEGVEVLRGPQGLLFGRNVTGGAVLLRTTTPTNRFRLDAKAALSTGLEKRASISVSGPLVGDVLSGKIAVYYNDDDGWFKNDFDGKKIGGSETLIVRPALRFQPNDSFDLILRYEHGRIRGDGPAVTNHGLFPRDSFRVNQNYAGFTKTDWDQGIAEINIDTAFGDGTITNIAAVRALSNDSGADVDGSPITSLHSRNNIEQWQISNELRYAGTFGAFDVTTGLFYFDQDINYAEQRLLSGGALTVSGGGRQKQKTGGVFATIDWNITDMLTVSVGARYSAEEKAVQVRSIGVGGCNLDTLRCSYDFVDKDNWSGFTPRVGVQFKPTEDTLLYASFAQGFRSGGYNFRNLNPNVAPGPFDQEKQDAYEVGLKQEFGNVARINLAGFYNRINGTQREFQAPFAPFGNFQIITNAADVSIKGLEGELLVKPVSGLTIAGQFGYTKGKYEKILFDLNADGVINDRDFALKLPRLSPWSYGGSITYATNVGGDFDAEARIGANHRDAAFYNDQNTGLLRAATMVDASLAVTHGRVKVSVYGNNLLNEATFGTEAPLPFFAGSTFSPLNKGRVYGVEVGYKF, from the coding sequence ATGAAGAAGCACAGCATATTTTTGGCGGGCGCCGGCATCGCCGCCCTCCTGACCGCGGCCCCCGCCTTCGCGCAGGACGCATCGGACGACGTCGCGCAGGACGAAGCGACGCAGGCCGATGAGGGCGGCCTCACCGCGATCGTCGTCACCGCGACCAAGCGCGGCTCGGCGCAGAATGTCCAGGACGTGCCGATCGCGGTCACCGCCTTCGGCAGCAACGAACTCGACAGCATCCACGCGCGCTCGATCGCCAGCGTCAGCTATGCGGTCCCCAACGCCTCGCTCGAAAGCGTCGGCACCACCCCGGGCTACGCCAATTTCTCGATCCGCGGCCTCGGTATCAACAGCTCGATCCCCTCGATCGACCCGACCGTCGGCGTGTTCGTCGACGGGGTCTATCTCGGCGTCAGCGCTGGCGTCCTGTTCGACACCTTCGACCTCGAGGGCGTCGAGGTGCTGCGCGGGCCGCAGGGCCTGCTCTTCGGCCGCAACGTCACCGGCGGCGCGGTCTTGCTGCGCACCACCACGCCCACCAACCGCTTCCGCCTCGATGCCAAGGCCGCGCTGTCGACCGGCCTCGAAAAGCGCGCGAGCATCTCGGTGTCGGGCCCGCTCGTCGGCGACGTGCTCAGCGGCAAAATCGCAGTCTATTACAATGACGACGACGGCTGGTTCAAAAACGACTTCGACGGCAAGAAGATCGGCGGCAGCGAAACGCTGATCGTCCGCCCTGCCCTGCGCTTCCAGCCCAACGACAGTTTCGACCTGATCCTGCGCTACGAACATGGCCGCATCCGCGGCGACGGCCCGGCGGTCACCAACCACGGCCTCTTCCCGCGCGACAGCTTCCGCGTGAACCAGAATTACGCGGGCTTCACCAAGACCGACTGGGATCAGGGCATCGCCGAGATCAACATCGACACCGCCTTCGGTGACGGCACGATCACCAACATCGCCGCGGTCCGCGCGCTGAGCAACGACAGCGGCGCCGATGTCGACGGCTCGCCGATCACCAGCCTCCACTCGCGCAACAATATCGAGCAGTGGCAGATCAGCAACGAGTTGCGCTACGCGGGCACCTTCGGCGCCTTCGACGTGACGACCGGGCTCTTCTATTTCGACCAGGACATCAACTACGCCGAACAGCGCCTGCTCTCGGGCGGCGCGCTCACCGTTTCGGGCGGCGGGCGTCAGAAGCAGAAGACCGGCGGCGTCTTTGCGACGATCGACTGGAACATCACCGACATGCTGACGGTCAGCGTCGGCGCGCGCTATTCGGCCGAAGAAAAGGCCGTGCAGGTCCGCTCGATCGGCGTCGGCGGCTGCAACCTCGACACGCTGCGCTGTTCCTACGACTTCGTCGACAAGGACAATTGGAGCGGCTTCACCCCCCGCGTCGGCGTCCAGTTCAAGCCGACCGAGGACACCTTGCTGTACGCCTCCTTCGCACAGGGCTTCCGCAGCGGCGGCTACAACTTCCGTAACCTCAACCCCAATGTCGCGCCGGGTCCGTTCGACCAGGAAAAGCAGGACGCCTATGAAGTCGGGCTGAAGCAGGAATTCGGCAATGTCGCGCGGATCAACCTCGCCGGCTTCTATAACCGCATCAACGGCACCCAGCGCGAGTTCCAGGCGCCCTTCGCGCCCTTCGGCAACTTCCAGATCATCACCAACGCCGCCGACGTGTCGATCAAGGGGCTCGAGGGCGAATTGCTGGTCAAGCCCGTGTCGGGCCTGACGATCGCCGGCCAGTTCGGCTACACCAAGGGCAAGTACGAAAAAATCCTGTTCGATCTCAACGCTGACGGCGTCATCAACGACCGCGATTTCGCCCTGAAATTGCCGCGCCTGTCGCCGTGGAGCTATGGCGGCTCGATCACCTATGCCACCAATGTCGGCGGCGATTTCGATGCCGAAGCGCGCATCGGTGCCAACCACCGCGATGCCGCCTTCTACAACGATCAGAACACCGGCCTGCTCCGCG
- a CDS encoding AMP-binding protein, whose amino-acid sequence MDWNFGDLLDATAAHVPGDRPAIIRGDHVTNWADFDARTNRLARAMRAAGLSAGARIAILARNIPEFIEIAAAAFKARLTHVNLNYRYTTSEIEYVLRDCQAAGLFYQDEFGPVVASLIGGAIDHLTYAVQIGSDGAYDGIVAEGDASPLGIARSPDDGYLLYTGGTTGRPKGVMWRSADARRSQLESPVAVTTPASMDDHVAQVLKGAAGRVMPACPLMHGAGLNSSLAELLVGGTAVLLPSDRFSAEELWSEAERHRVTRILIVGDAFARPMADTLLAHPGHWDLSALRLISSAGLMWSEQVKAALLDALPQLTLLDILGASEASGFGYAITNKDRATPTGLFEPGPQTVIVDHDGGRVLADDEVGSGWLARRPPFGAGYHGDPEKTASVYRIIDGQPYAVPGDMAERLPDGRLRLLGRGSMCINTGGEKVFVEEVEEALKRIDGVADAMVFGLPDPKWGSVVTALVEAGDAPDDEALRAALSHDLAAYKQPRTIIRVAVLPRHASGKSDYRTGMDIARAQLADAG is encoded by the coding sequence ATGGACTGGAATTTCGGCGACCTGCTCGATGCGACCGCGGCGCATGTGCCCGGCGATCGCCCGGCGATCATTCGCGGCGACCATGTCACCAACTGGGCGGATTTCGACGCCCGCACCAACCGGCTGGCGCGCGCGATGCGGGCGGCGGGGCTTTCCGCCGGTGCGCGTATCGCGATCCTGGCGCGCAACATCCCCGAGTTCATCGAGATCGCGGCCGCGGCGTTCAAGGCGCGGCTGACCCACGTCAATCTCAACTATCGCTACACGACGTCCGAGATCGAATATGTGCTGCGTGACTGTCAGGCGGCGGGGCTATTCTATCAGGACGAGTTCGGGCCGGTCGTCGCATCGCTGATCGGCGGCGCGATCGACCATCTGACCTATGCCGTGCAGATCGGCAGCGACGGGGCCTATGATGGCATCGTGGCGGAGGGCGACGCGTCGCCGCTGGGCATCGCGCGTTCGCCCGACGACGGCTATTTGCTCTACACTGGCGGTACCACGGGGCGGCCCAAGGGCGTGATGTGGCGTTCGGCCGATGCGCGGCGCTCGCAGCTCGAATCGCCGGTCGCCGTCACCACGCCCGCGAGCATGGACGACCATGTCGCGCAGGTGCTGAAGGGTGCGGCAGGCCGCGTCATGCCCGCCTGTCCGCTGATGCATGGCGCGGGGCTCAACAGTTCGCTCGCCGAGTTGCTCGTCGGCGGCACCGCCGTGCTGCTACCGTCGGACCGGTTCAGCGCCGAGGAATTGTGGAGTGAGGCCGAACGGCATCGCGTGACCCGCATCCTGATCGTCGGCGATGCCTTCGCACGCCCGATGGCTGACACCTTGCTCGCCCATCCGGGACACTGGGACCTGTCGGCGCTGCGGCTGATTTCGTCCGCCGGGCTGATGTGGTCCGAGCAGGTGAAAGCGGCGCTGCTCGACGCGCTGCCGCAGCTGACCCTGCTCGACATTCTCGGCGCGTCGGAGGCCTCGGGTTTCGGCTATGCGATCACCAACAAGGATCGCGCCACCCCGACCGGGCTGTTCGAACCGGGGCCGCAGACGGTGATCGTCGACCATGACGGCGGCCGCGTCCTCGCCGACGACGAGGTCGGCTCGGGCTGGCTTGCGCGGCGTCCGCCGTTCGGTGCCGGCTATCATGGCGACCCCGAAAAAACCGCGAGCGTCTATCGCATCATCGACGGCCAGCCCTATGCGGTGCCCGGCGACATGGCCGAACGCCTGCCCGACGGGCGGCTGCGCCTGCTCGGACGCGGCAGCATGTGCATCAACACCGGCGGCGAAAAGGTCTTCGTCGAAGAGGTCGAGGAGGCGCTGAAGCGCATCGACGGCGTCGCCGACGCGATGGTGTTCGGGCTGCCCGACCCGAAATGGGGCAGCGTCGTCACCGCGCTGGTCGAAGCGGGCGATGCCCCCGACGACGAGGCGCTGCGCGCCGCGCTGTCGCACGACCTCGCCGCCTATAAGCAGCCGCGCACCATCATCCGCGTCGCCGTGCTGCCGCGCCATGCGAGCGGCAAGAGCGACTATCGCACGGGGATGGACATCGCGCGCGCGCAGCTCGCCGATGCGGGCTGA
- a CDS encoding enoyl-CoA hydratase/isomerase family protein: MSNIRTEVENHVALVTLDNAPVNAAALDMLQELTDVFDSFNDRDDVRVAVLTGAGKCFSAGADLKNRPDLSIPGKRWNRNRVVREVAYSIADCAKPVIAAVNGPALGAGFGLAASCDIIVASENAVFGLPEIDVGLMGGGKHTSRIVPHSLARRMMLTGYRAPASEMYRRGIIEACLPVDELLPYCMEMAAVIASKSPLATRYAKDSMRTIENMTLRDGYIYEQGNTAKLSTSYDAQEAVAAFVEKRAPVFQGR; encoded by the coding sequence ATGAGCAACATTCGCACCGAAGTCGAAAACCATGTCGCGCTGGTCACGCTCGACAATGCGCCGGTCAACGCCGCCGCGCTCGATATGCTGCAGGAACTGACCGACGTCTTCGACAGCTTCAACGACCGCGACGATGTGCGCGTCGCCGTCCTCACCGGCGCGGGCAAATGCTTCAGCGCGGGCGCCGACCTCAAGAACCGGCCCGACCTGTCGATCCCCGGCAAGCGCTGGAACCGCAACCGCGTCGTCCGCGAAGTCGCGTACTCGATCGCCGATTGCGCCAAGCCGGTGATCGCCGCGGTCAACGGCCCGGCGCTCGGCGCCGGCTTCGGCCTCGCCGCGAGCTGCGACATCATCGTCGCGTCGGAAAATGCGGTCTTCGGCCTGCCCGAGATCGACGTCGGGCTGATGGGCGGCGGCAAGCACACCTCGCGCATCGTCCCGCACTCGCTGGCGCGGCGCATGATGCTCACCGGCTATCGCGCCCCGGCATCCGAAATGTATCGCCGCGGCATCATCGAGGCGTGCCTGCCCGTCGACGAACTGCTGCCCTATTGCATGGAGATGGCGGCGGTGATCGCGTCGAAGAGCCCGCTCGCGACGCGCTATGCCAAGGACAGCATGCGCACGATCGAGAATATGACGCTGCGCGACGGCTATATCTATGAGCAGGGCAACACCGCCAAGCTGTCGACCTCCTATGACGCGCAGGAAGCGGTCGCGGCGTTTGTCGAAAAGCGCGCGCCCGTCTTTCAGGGTCGCTGA